Proteins encoded together in one Aminipila butyrica window:
- a CDS encoding LytR/AlgR family response regulator transcription factor, which translates to MKVLIVEDQKIEAEFIEKIVIKIQNTEGIWCSNAEDALLSLQAQEFDLFILDVQLPGADGFSLAKQIRQQKKYQLTPILFVTGSKRNSLEAFQKYHCYDYIEKPFGQQDLYDKLSELIESISYKKQAAATHSAINSRQEFACISSRNGEFYLNKKQFLFVEIRNSNAIFYFADKTIERSGVSLSGLLEDFNDEFILRCHKSFALNIRNTQCITAVNYRLWSASFAQTEKTVDISHKYYELVQHAMQKLAVSSEED; encoded by the coding sequence ATGAAAGTTTTAATTGTAGAAGACCAAAAAATAGAAGCAGAATTTATAGAAAAAATTGTAATTAAAATCCAAAATACGGAAGGGATTTGGTGCAGCAATGCTGAAGACGCTTTGCTGTCACTCCAAGCACAAGAATTTGATTTATTTATCTTAGATGTGCAATTGCCTGGTGCAGACGGTTTCTCCCTGGCTAAGCAGATTCGCCAACAAAAAAAGTATCAGCTTACACCAATCTTATTTGTCACAGGGTCGAAGCGAAACTCTTTAGAAGCGTTTCAAAAATATCATTGTTACGATTATATTGAAAAACCTTTTGGACAGCAGGACTTATATGACAAGCTCTCCGAACTAATCGAATCTATCTCCTATAAAAAGCAGGCAGCAGCAACACATTCTGCTATAAATTCCAGACAAGAATTTGCCTGCATATCTTCACGAAATGGGGAGTTTTATCTGAATAAAAAACAATTTTTATTTGTTGAAATAAGAAATAGCAATGCAATTTTTTATTTTGCTGACAAGACGATTGAACGATCCGGCGTAAGTTTGTCAGGACTGCTAGAAGATTTTAACGATGAATTTATTCTTCGATGCCATAAGTCCTTTGCTCTTAATATCCGCAACACTCAATGTATTACTGCTGTAAACTACCGCTTATGGTCTGCTTCTTTTGCACAAACAGAAAAAACGGTAGATATTAGCCATAAATATTATGAACTTGTACAACATGCCATGCAGAAATTAGCTGTGAGTTCTGAGGAGGATTAA